A region from the Flavobacteriales bacterium TMED191 genome encodes:
- a CDS encoding TlpA family protein disulfide reductase, whose translation MRNLFFLFCLIINYNTFSQIPSVNIKTVDGGIINTSEFNNDGHPMVISFWATWCKPCKEELDNIHEVYEDWRDETNVKLIAISIDDARNASKIKPLANSKRWDYEVYHDSNSEFATQMGVKPIPHTFLLNGDKKIIWNHTGYTDGDEEELYDKILELLE comes from the coding sequence TATCAATTACAATACTTTTTCCCAAATACCTTCTGTTAATATTAAAACAGTTGATGGAGGGATAATTAATACTTCTGAATTCAATAATGATGGTCATCCTATGGTTATTAGTTTCTGGGCAACATGGTGTAAGCCTTGTAAAGAAGAATTGGATAATATTCATGAAGTTTATGAAGATTGGAGAGATGAAACAAATGTAAAATTAATTGCCATTAGTATTGATGATGCACGAAATGCCTCTAAAATAAAACCACTTGCAAACTCTAAAAGATGGGACTACGAGGTTTACCATGATAGTAATAGTGAATTTGCAACTCAAATGGGAGTAAAACCTATACCTCACACATTTCTGTTAAACGGTGATAAAAAAATTATATGGAATCATACGGGCTATACTGATGGAGACGAAGAAGAGTTATATGATAAAATTTTAGAACTCCTAGAGTAA
- a CDS encoding PorT family protein codes for MNKFFITLFYFLFSTICISQNFHGGIIVGASTSQVSGDGLSGFNKIGPRFGIYINQEIDWYGLQLELQYITKGSKKKTDSSNPNDNINNLSFNSLNNYNFHLEYIGVPILFFSRIKKNIKLELGTSFNFIIKQSEEIDFYLDNSNEVHNFESDIILGITYPINNKILLNTRISNSISPIRPHASGETYRLNRGQYNTVLCFSLYYKLY; via the coding sequence ATGAATAAGTTTTTTATAACTCTATTTTATTTTTTATTTAGTACAATCTGTATTAGTCAAAATTTTCATGGAGGGATTATTGTAGGTGCATCAACAAGTCAAGTTTCTGGAGATGGATTAAGTGGATTTAACAAAATAGGGCCTAGATTTGGAATATATATTAATCAAGAAATTGACTGGTATGGATTACAATTAGAATTACAATATATAACAAAAGGAAGTAAAAAAAAAACTGACTCAAGCAACCCAAATGACAATATTAATAACTTATCATTTAATTCTTTAAATAATTATAACTTCCATTTAGAGTATATCGGAGTCCCTATTTTATTCTTTTCAAGAATTAAAAAAAACATAAAACTAGAGTTAGGAACATCTTTTAATTTTATTATTAAACAGAGTGAAGAAATTGACTTTTATTTAGATAATTCCAATGAAGTACATAACTTTGAATCAGACATCATTTTAGGAATAACATACCCAATAAATAATAAAATACTACTCAACACAAGAATTTCAAACTCTATTTCCCCAATTCGTCCTCATGCATCTGGAGAGACATATCGATTAAATAGAGGACAGTATAATACTGTTTTATGTTTTAGTTTATATTATAAATTATATTAA
- the ruvB gene encoding Holliday junction branch migration DNA helicase RuvB, translated as MEENDKYDELNDSNSEYLEFDNKLRPLSFEDFSGQNEILKNLKIFVTAANQRGEALDHVLLHGPPGLGKTTLAHIIKKELGSNLKITSGPVIEKPGDLAGLLTSLEERDVLFIDEIHRLSTVVEEYLYSAMEDFRIDVMIESGPSARSVQINLNHFTLIGATTRAGLLTQPLRDRFSIPCRLDYYDATTLTKIVKRSSDILGIQISDNAAVEIASRSRGTPRIANQYVKRVRDFAQVKGTGAIDLEITETALASLHVDKNGLNRMDKRILTCIIDKFNGGPVGLTTISTAVAEESDTLEEVIEPFLIQQGYLERTPRGRQATKKAYDYLNKNLPGAQVKIF; from the coding sequence ATGGAAGAAAATGATAAGTATGATGAACTTAATGACTCAAACTCTGAATATTTAGAATTTGACAATAAATTGCGACCACTTTCTTTTGAAGATTTTTCTGGTCAAAACGAAATTTTAAAAAATTTAAAAATATTTGTAACTGCAGCTAATCAAAGAGGTGAGGCGTTAGACCATGTTTTATTACACGGTCCACCAGGCTTGGGAAAAACAACTCTTGCACATATTATTAAAAAAGAATTAGGTTCTAATTTAAAAATAACATCTGGCCCTGTTATTGAGAAACCTGGTGATTTAGCGGGTTTATTAACTAGTTTAGAAGAAAGAGATGTCTTATTTATTGATGAAATACATAGATTAAGTACAGTTGTTGAAGAATATTTATATTCTGCCATGGAAGATTTTAGGATTGATGTTATGATAGAAAGTGGTCCAAGTGCAAGATCTGTTCAGATTAATCTCAATCACTTTACTTTAATTGGTGCTACAACACGTGCAGGTTTATTAACTCAGCCTTTAAGAGATAGATTTAGTATTCCTTGTCGTTTAGATTATTATGATGCTACTACACTTACAAAAATTGTTAAGAGATCGTCGGATATTTTAGGCATCCAAATCAGTGATAATGCAGCAGTTGAGATTGCTAGTAGAAGTAGAGGAACTCCGAGGATTGCTAATCAATATGTCAAACGAGTTCGGGATTTTGCACAAGTTAAAGGAACAGGAGCTATCGATTTAGAAATTACAGAAACTGCTTTAGCTTCATTACATGTAGATAAAAATGGACTTAATAGAATGGATAAAAGAATTCTTACTTGTATAATTGATAAATTTAATGGTGGTCCTGTTGGATTAACTACTATTTCTACTGCTGTTGCTGAAGAGTCTGACACCTTGGAAGAAGTGATAGAGCCATTTTTAATTCAACAAGGTTATCTTGAGAGAACACCTAGGGGAAGACAAGCTACAAAAAAGGCGTATGATTATTTAAATAAAAATTTACCAGGTGCACAAGTAAAAATTTTCTAG
- a CDS encoding cytochrome c oxidase subunit I, which produces MSEHGHHEENFFSKYVFTLDHKMISKQFLITGMFMGVVAMVMSALFRIQLANPGESSGVLSFFLGRWAEGGVMSPDIYLSLVTIHGTIMVFFVLTGGLSGTFANLLLPLQVGARDMASGFMNMLSYWFFFASSVIMIISLFVQSGPAAAGWTIYPPLSAVPQAMSGSGLGMTLWLVSMTLFIISSLLGGLNYIVTVLNLRTEGLTMTRLPLTVWALFITAILGVLSFPVLLSAALLLVFDRSFGTSFFLSDILVQGEVLSHAGGNPILFQHLFWFLGHPEVYIVLLPALGLTSEIIATNSRKPIFGYRAMIGSILAIAFLSFIVWGHHMFITGMNPFLGSVFVFTTLLIAIPSAIKVFNYIATLWRGNLQFTPAMLFSIGLVSTFITGGLTGLILGDSALDINVHDTYFVVAHFHIVMGLSAIFGMLAGVYHWYPKMYGRMMNLKLGYVHFWGTFICAYGTFFPMHFLGMAGLPRRYYSNTAFPMFDNLLDINEVVSFFAIVGALFQVIFFFNFFYSMYRGPKASQNPWKSNTLEWTTPVEHIHGNWPGEIPKVHRWAYDYSKPGMDDDFVSQIVPLKKGEEEAH; this is translated from the coding sequence ATGAGTGAACATGGACATCACGAAGAAAACTTTTTTTCTAAATATGTTTTTACTTTGGATCATAAAATGATATCCAAGCAGTTTTTGATTACAGGTATGTTTATGGGAGTAGTTGCAATGGTTATGTCTGCATTATTTCGTATTCAACTTGCTAACCCAGGAGAGTCTAGTGGAGTTTTATCATTTTTTTTAGGAAGATGGGCAGAGGGTGGAGTAATGAGTCCTGATATTTATCTTTCATTAGTTACAATTCATGGGACTATTATGGTATTCTTTGTGTTAACCGGAGGATTAAGTGGAACTTTTGCTAATCTATTACTTCCACTTCAAGTAGGAGCACGAGATATGGCTTCAGGCTTTATGAATATGTTATCATATTGGTTCTTTTTTGCTTCAAGTGTAATTATGATTATATCACTATTTGTTCAATCTGGACCTGCGGCTGCTGGGTGGACTATTTATCCTCCACTAAGTGCTGTTCCACAGGCAATGTCAGGGTCTGGATTAGGGATGACCCTTTGGCTAGTTAGTATGACATTATTTATTATTTCCTCATTATTAGGGGGTCTAAATTATATTGTTACTGTATTGAATCTTAGAACAGAAGGGCTCACCATGACTCGTCTACCTTTAACAGTCTGGGCATTGTTCATAACTGCAATTTTAGGTGTTTTATCCTTTCCTGTTTTATTATCAGCTGCACTACTTTTAGTTTTTGATAGAAGTTTTGGTACCAGTTTCTTTTTATCAGACATTTTAGTACAAGGTGAAGTTTTATCGCATGCAGGTGGGAACCCAATCTTATTTCAACACCTATTTTGGTTCTTAGGCCATCCTGAGGTCTATATTGTATTGTTACCTGCCCTTGGTTTAACTTCTGAAATTATTGCTACTAATTCACGAAAACCAATTTTTGGTTATAGAGCTATGATTGGTTCAATATTAGCAATTGCCTTTCTATCTTTTATTGTATGGGGACATCATATGTTTATTACAGGTATGAATCCGTTTCTAGGTTCAGTATTTGTTTTTACTACTCTACTAATTGCTATTCCATCTGCTATTAAGGTGTTTAATTATATTGCTACTCTATGGAGAGGTAATCTGCAATTTACTCCTGCAATGTTATTTTCAATAGGTCTCGTTTCAACATTTATTACTGGCGGACTCACAGGACTAATCCTAGGAGATAGTGCGCTTGACATTAATGTTCATGACACTTATTTTGTGGTTGCCCATTTTCATATTGTAATGGGATTATCTGCAATATTTGGAATGTTAGCCGGTGTTTATCATTGGTATCCAAAAATGTATGGTAGAATGATGAATTTAAAACTTGGATATGTTCATTTTTGGGGAACATTTATTTGCGCTTATGGTACTTTTTTTCCTATGCATTTTTTAGGAATGGCTGGATTACCAAGGAGATATTACTCAAACACGGCATTTCCAATGTTTGATAATTTATTAGATATAAATGAAGTAGTTAGCTTTTTTGCAATTGTTGGAGCCTTATTCCAGGTTATTTTCTTTTTCAACTTTTTTTATAGCATGTACAGAGGCCCTAAAGCTTCACAAAATCCTTGGAAATCTAACACACTGGAATGGACTACTCCAGTTGAACATATCCACGGAAATTGGCCGGGCGAAATACCAAAAGTGCACAGGTGGGCATATGATTATTCTAAACCTGGTATGGATGATGATTTTGTTTCACAGATAGTTCCACTCAAAAAGGGTGAGGAAGAGGCGCATTAA
- a CDS encoding quinol:cytochrome C oxidoreductase — protein sequence MYKFERNTKILCIVLMFIGAIALLYGFVSASNNSYSDKEIKKIVKELYKQNSSKESESNKYEHKEMHHANDNHYKHGELEDYHYASLFAKIEKKFNCHLDYDQKKNAHSLDDVIYVTKHYFHTIKQRPWSSLLVSNLFFLMISLAALVWLAVQYISQSGWSASLLRIPQAVSSFLPYGGIIMLFIIITGVLHWHHTYHWMDQALTSEYVFQETIDSDYPKYTNEKSDDVILNKKFDSIIAGKTAFLNIPFFLIRSVVYLLIWCFFAFILRKYSLNEDLDGGIKWHNKIFTLSAIFIVLAAITTSTVAWDWIMSIDTHWFSTLFGWYTFASFFVSACAVIAIITIHLKYKGYLDDINENHIHDFGRYLLAFSIFWTYTWFSQYLLIWYANIPEEVTYYLVRFEHYHILIIIALILNFVNPMLLIQDRDAKRLKGQVLFVAILILIGHYIDVFVMIMPGTVGTHWHMGFVEIGVFLGYIGFFTYVVLSNLSKVALQPKNHPMLVESKHHHI from the coding sequence TATAAGCAAAATTCAAGTAAGGAATCTGAATCAAATAAATATGAACACAAGGAAATGCACCATGCTAATGATAATCATTATAAGCACGGAGAACTAGAAGACTATCACTATGCTTCTCTTTTTGCAAAAATAGAAAAGAAATTTAATTGCCATTTAGATTATGATCAAAAGAAAAATGCTCATAGTTTAGATGATGTTATATATGTCACGAAACATTATTTCCATACGATTAAACAAAGACCATGGTCAAGTTTGCTAGTTAGTAATTTATTTTTTTTAATGATATCATTAGCAGCTTTAGTATGGCTGGCGGTTCAATACATTTCACAATCTGGATGGTCTGCCTCATTACTAAGAATTCCACAAGCAGTTAGTTCATTTTTGCCATATGGAGGAATTATTATGTTATTTATAATTATAACAGGAGTTCTACATTGGCATCATACTTATCATTGGATGGATCAAGCATTAACATCAGAATATGTATTTCAAGAAACAATTGATTCAGATTACCCTAAATATACAAATGAAAAATCGGATGATGTTATTTTAAATAAAAAGTTTGATAGTATTATTGCAGGTAAAACAGCTTTTTTAAATATTCCCTTTTTCTTGATAAGATCTGTGGTGTATTTGTTGATCTGGTGTTTCTTTGCTTTTATTCTTAGAAAATATTCACTTAATGAAGATTTGGATGGTGGAATTAAATGGCATAATAAAATATTTACTCTTTCAGCTATATTTATTGTGCTCGCAGCTATTACAACATCTACGGTTGCATGGGATTGGATAATGTCAATTGACACTCATTGGTTTAGTACGCTTTTTGGATGGTATACCTTTGCGTCCTTTTTTGTGTCTGCATGTGCAGTTATAGCAATTATTACAATCCATTTAAAATATAAAGGTTATTTAGATGACATTAATGAAAATCACATTCATGACTTTGGAAGATATTTATTAGCATTTAGTATTTTTTGGACATATACTTGGTTTTCTCAGTATCTATTAATTTGGTATGCTAATATCCCTGAGGAGGTAACATATTATCTTGTAAGGTTTGAGCACTATCATATATTAATAATAATTGCACTTATTTTAAACTTTGTAAACCCGATGTTATTGATTCAAGATAGGGATGCAAAAAGATTAAAAGGACAAGTTTTATTTGTTGCAATTCTAATTCTAATAGGTCACTATATTGATGTTTTTGTTATGATAATGCCAGGAACCGTTGGTACCCATTGGCATATGGGTTTTGTTGAAATAGGTGTATTTTTAGGTTATATTGGGTTTTTTACATATGTTGTTTTATCTAACCTAAGTAAGGTAGCCTTACAACCAAAGAATCACCCTATGTTAGTAGAGAGTAAACATCATCATATTTAA